Within the Populus trichocarpa isolate Nisqually-1 chromosome 14, P.trichocarpa_v4.1, whole genome shotgun sequence genome, the region GTTTCAACCTGGAAACAAAGCACAAAACCAACACACAAATTAGAAGGGCCGTGTCAAATTAATGTTCACACTCTAATAACCACATGACACCAAAAcccatttctattttcttgattACTAGTCTGAAAGGAGTTCTTAATTTGTAGCATTACACCGAACAcgaacacaaacacaaacacacacacaaaaaaaaaaaaccatccttTTCCCCCCTCAAATGGGTATCTTCTAAAcataaaatcacaacaaaaaaacaagtacGACAAAATACTGAAAACTCActctttcttgttcttttcttgCTCCTCTACCTCGTCATCAACACTCTTATTAACAGGCTCGTCGTTCAAACCTTCACTAGAAGCCGATGAAATCGATGAAGAGTTAGGTGTAGCAGGCTGATTCAACAACTCTGGTGGCGACTCCGTAACTACTTGAACATTTGGAGCCTGCGCAGGTGGTACTGGTACCTGTATCATATCAAGCAAAGGACTAAAGTCTTGCATACCCAGTAGCTCCATGAACCCTAAAGCGTTCTTATCTCCATCAACAAAGTTAAAACCATATTGACCCTGCATAAATGGATAGCTAGTTTGAACATGATCATTAGTAGTACTAAATGCCGGAGATCCATCAAATTTCTCAACCTTCACAACTTCTCTCCTCtccataactcaaaatcaaaacagTAAAATCTTCATCAAACAGAAGAGAAGCAGTGGTGTGGGgtttatcttctcttctcttctcttctcttctagaGACCGAGAGTAGGGTAGGGTTGATCTGATTTTTTATGGTAGGTGGGCAAGTGAGAGGGAAAGTGAGAGTTTTGAGTGTGAAACAAAGCTGAGATTTTTGGGGTGGAGAATATAATGGCGAGGTTTTTAGAGCTTCAGGTGGATGAGCGCGTGAGGATGTGAGATTGCAACATGGAAGGTGTTGACCGGCAATTGTAGGTCAAGTTCTGTACGGGTTGAAAACAGAACCGGTCGTCAAATTCAATGCCTGAGCATGAGCTTTAAATTCTACTATATTTGTGGGTGTTGTGGACCGACACACAAAGTGGTCGAAGCTTTCATGCGTAGATTTGACCGGAACCAGTTCGTAATGTGAACGAGATAGAGCAACCGGTGTGATGCTTACGGCTCACTCGCGTTAGCATCCATGCATGTGAACGGGGATGAATGAATGTATCCTCCAAGCCCAAAGatctcctttcctttttctttttccttttccttttcaatagtcttttttttttctctctttttatttatttatttattttattttttgcaaaaaacGAGAATGGATGGagtatttctttttgttagctAGTGATCTGTCTGATTGGTACTATTTTATTGGCATGCTCTAAAGAACTTAAGCCCCCACCGTcactattatatttatataagtagtgttttttactttttttatagcAGTGTACTaatctttttaaagttttttttatatatattaaaataatattttttatttttaatatcagtactttaaaattatcaaaataataataaaattttaattttaatttctcttaaaaaaattaaaaaatttaaacaattagtCCGATTATACTTTCAGGACAGGTAAATAAAATCGGCATGTTTAATTTTAACCACGAGTCCGAGCCAAAAGGAGAGAGatagtttcttttttccaataGAGTAATTTGAATGAACCATTATCTTCAAAGATATATATAACTATTGTGGATGCCATGCTCTTTCTAATATATACATGTTGTGCATTGATCACTGcgtaatgtaatttaatttaatttaatttaattgcttGATGAAAGtgctaattctcaattaattaaagaacAGTGATTTTGATGGTGCTTTTGTTTCTATCAAGAAATATTAGGAGAATAATTAATGTTCATACGCATCTGGAGGAGCTaaattctcttttggattttcttatcggtttgatttttgtgttttaaaaatatttttaaaaaattaattatttttaatgttttgatattattttgatgcgctatatttaatataattttttaaaaataaaaaaatataatttttaaataaaaagtaatttaaaaacacGATTACAATcatactcttaaaaaatattatttatcaacTAAAGCGCGATCCTTTTTCATCAGCAATTGATTGGATTGAGTGTGTGGTGGCTTTTTTTCAAAGCTACTAAAGTTATAGGTGATAAAGCTAAAATTCTCATTCATCGTTTTGGTAACGGGTGAATactaaaaactatttatttttaaaaattagaatattttttaatattaaaaatagatttaaaacataaaaaaaatattgttaaaatacaaaaataaacataattttaacaaaCTTCTGACAGGGTATTTGGAAGGGAATAAAAACCCCTGCGGATGGAATTCTTTTTGTGTAGCAACAAAGACTGCACAAGAAAATAACAGCCGAAGGTCAGTATGTCAGCAGTCAAAAAGAAGCTGATCGAtgaaactttataatttattaattattatttctctcgactgcaataaataaaagaacctAAAGTCGatcatgatatataaaaaaaagagatcggTATCAACTCGTCCAAAAGGATGAGATGAGATAAGTTATTATTATGCAGATGGTATCCGTGGGCTGCAGGCTTCCTAGCTAGAGTCGGTGATAGCGGCTGCTTCTTTATTCTCTTTTCAAGTGAATTCTGCAAACCACCACACAAGAAAGATAAGAATTCTCTTTTTTGTTGAGAACTCTTTCTTGAACACGATCCGTATCCACCGTGTGGAAAAGGCTGGCGCACGTGTGGTGGAAGGGCGGAACCCTAACATGATTCGCTTGCAATCCCACTGATCACCTCTGCAGGCTTCCATTATTTGGTTCGTTCCTCGCTTTTCTTCTACCActgttctttcttcttccttgcaATTGTACtcggttaatatatatatatatatatatagtgtttttaaaaaattattttaatttttaattttttttctttttttaaattaatttttatatatatttttatataattcaaaggtgctgatattaaaaataaaaaatattattttaatatatttctaaataaaaaataatttaaaattcaactactaaaccaataaaaaaagttatctttCAATGTTTTGCCAAGTAAATTCCAAACCAGAAAATTACCAAAGATCCAcgaaatctttctttctttcttctttctgtttttgttttttttttcatggagtcAAATTAGGCCACGATACACGGCCCGGTGTCCCTACCATCTTCCCTAGGCGGTTGGCCCTTCTTTATCGTACACGTGTTTCTCTTTCGGGCCATTTTAAGTGGGCCCTTCAAAATCCACAGGCACGATTCACGAGTCTAATCCAACGGTCCATCGCAATTCTTTTTCACATTACACGCCAGCACGTGCCCTTATTTGTGCCGCAGAGTTTGGGTTTCATTACCGTCAAAATGAGAATCATGTGTGCATGCATACCCTTccttgcttaaaaaaaaaaaaaggtgtaatTATTATATACCCCATTCCTAAATTCATGCTGTGATTTTTTCTTGAGGCTGGAGCGtggataaaaagaatatttttataaaaagttaaatgatttATAGAACaaactttttatatttcatttttttataaaatacgaATCTAGGAGGTATAAACTAACGCAGGGACATTACTATAAAAGCATCATTAATTAAAGCTAGGAGGGGCTATTTTTCCAAAAAGCAACAAAAGGTTACACATTTACCAGTACATGAATCGGGGGAAACTATTTCTCAAgatttctctgttttttaatgatttaaatgACGTATAATGTATCGAGTCATCTTTTTGCAGTTAACCGGAGAACATATACAGAcgtcttattattattattattattatggtttaaaatatttttttattttttaaaaattatttttacattaaaataatagtaattattttgaAGAATGAACATATACATACAGACATCTTGGAGAATATAAtagtaattattgttttaaatttttttttaatatatcaaaataatatttttttatttttaaaaaattattcttaccattaatacattaaacccatctaaaaatataaataaattaaataaaaataacttaaatttttaaaaaacacaatttcaatcAGGTCACActcacattttatatatatatatatatatatatataaagagcatGTTCAATCCGACACACACATATCACGTGTTAGTGAACCTTAAGTTAATTAGAGGTACTCACTGAAAAACTcacttaaaaagattaaaaaaaaatcaacttgaggTAGGAGTATAGGGGACAGAGAAATAACAGGAGAGTGTTCTTGACTGGTGTTGCTTCTTGGATACGTTTTGGAGCTCAGAACGAGACAAAGAAGACCCGAGAATTTAAATATCCAATTACTTGTTTTGATGTGCAGAGTCACCATCCAAACTTTCTTTCTCTACCAGCCTCCACCCTTAGCCTCGGCTACTTTGGTTTCTGGACACAGCCCAGCAATAATATTTGACTTTGCTCAGCTCACCAGTTTTTGCTCTGCTCACCGATGCCGCTCAAGCTTATCTTGTGCCTCCTGGTCAAATCTTTGATTCTTTTACCTTTCGTTAACTTAATTGATTATTTCTCCATTTTTAAGAATTTGGAGCTATAGCCTCTTTTATATACATGTGTGtgagaaatagagagagagaagatgaCTGCCCACATGGATTGGACAAAAATTCAAGTTCATCATATGATGGGGACTTAAATTGCAAATTCCACGTGAAGCTCGTAATTTAACAGCCAAAGTTCAATGAATCTTCCATCTGGATCCTTATTTTACATACCTTTTCTTAATCTTGTTGATTAATAGCGTTTCTCGTAATCATAAagatctttaattttaattagtgtGTTCTGGGGtttgattgagaaaaaataatacgaAAAGCTCACAAAAAACCTGCTTCTATCATCGCTCCTATCTTCTCAGTCGCAGCAAGGGAAGCTTGAAATGCGAGCTTCTCCGATATACTGGAGGGAAATTGTATGTTTCTAATTAACACcctcatttgttttattattattttgataaattaaataccCTCTACTATTGGCATTGGGCTAATAATCCATCTAGCCGCTGTTTgcccttgaatttttatttatttatttatttattacagaTTTATGAACCCACCTAATCcttactttaatttaaaatgaaccAACTTGATGTAATCCCTTCCATGACAAACAAATCTCTTTTTCTGTAACGGCAGGTAGAGCTTCTTGAAGTTTGACATAACTGAGGCTCTTTCTTTCATGCTATTCATCTAAGCTCGTGAATGAGTAGCTTTTTAGCCTAATAGTCCTCTCGTGGATCATCGATCTTGGACTGATTaggatttttcaaaacaaagctGGGATCAGAGCTTCACATGGGGAGGTCAAAGGAAGAACACTGGTCTAGTCTTTATTTGGGTGGtcaaatcgattttttttttaattcttgatttttttttatttttttgttttcaattaagtttttaatatattttcaaataaaaaaaaacgagtaACAAGATATTTAAACATGTACAACAACATGACATTATTACATATTTATTAAGAGGACTACGGAATtggtcaaatatatataaaagagggTCCAAATTTAATGCATGTAGCTATCTTCTTGATAATATACAGACACCAGATCAAGTGGGTGTTTGCAAAATGGAGCCCGTAGTATCTTTCTGGCTAGAAAAGGTCAAGCAACATGCACGTTCTTCTCTTACAAGGGCTCGTTTGATTTACACGCCCACTATATAACAATTACGGTCGTTCACGATCCTATTGCCTTCTCAGTCTCAGGAAATCCAAATCGGAATGTGGACTTTTGTTAATGCATATCAGCTCAATGCAATGACAACCAAGGCTgccatttattaaaaaaaatccatttattttattttatttgagagtAGGTTTTATAGCCTCAAATcacctttgttttttatttctaaagtatatttaaaaaattaaaaaaattattgtttttcttcaaattattttttgtgtatgTTTTTCGTATCGTTTTAATAcgataatgtcaaaaataaattttaaaaatattattttaatatatttttaaatataatacattttaaaaaataattgttatgaaGATAACAAACAAACTTTTAATATGCTTGTGTGGAGTTGGATTACGAGTGGACCTACAATGGGTTGGAAATTATCTGTATATCATACCCTGATTAGGATAGATTTAACAATCCTTCACGGGTTCGAATGCCTTCTCTTCTTTAATTTACCTATCTAAgccttaaaatttaaatttgcaTAGGCAGGCACAGAGACGGCTTGTGGCCCAGCAGCACGTCTGTCACTTGGATTCGAGCCTCAACGTGTACACCTGTCATCTTTACGGTGTCTTACCTGTTTATTAGGCTTGTAGGGTGTTTAGTGGATCTGaagattagttgtggtgcgcgtaagctggtccggacaccccgggctaaaaaaaaaaaaagaataggaaaATCAAGACACtcaaaatgaaaggaaaaaaaaagaaaaaaaaaaagaagcccaTTTTCAGTACAGTTTTCCAATTTCACAAGGTGTACTGGTGCGCGATCAAAGCTAGTACATTCCAGAAAGAATGCTGACGGACATCGGCCCATACACTGGCAATGCATTGTTCACTGGAAATATACATGGGCCAAATGCAACCGGTCATCGGCTGCCGCCACCATTTCCGTGCTCGGTTTGCTCAAGTATTCTTTGACAAGAAGGTGCAAACCAAATTGATTTGCCATCGAACGATAGGCACACACggtcaatttcatcatcatcaaagccGCACGCCTCCTGGACAAGTCCATTCCATCCCCATACCGCCTATCCTTGAAAAAACCTTGTGATTACAACACATCGATCTTATCATCATTCATGAAGGCCATCATTGAGCTTGAACCAGTACGAAACAGTACCAACACATTACATTATTATTTCATTTCGCATCAGAATATGTTTGATTAGCTGCCTAATCATGTATCAAAGTAGTATTACAGCTAAGGCAGAGCCTTTCCATGCCCCCACTTTGATGCAATATGGAATTGGAAACTGTTGCAAGATCTTGATAAAGCGTTGCTGATATCATGTGATAGCGATCTTGTTAACCATCTTCGCCACTGTGCTTGGGTTTTGGCCCGGCGAACGTCTTTTCCAGGCAGGTTGGTCTCCTGGACCCACCTGGTTTTTCTTTCACCGCTTCTTTTCATCTCCGTCGGGCTTCAAATCAAAACATCTAGCCTAAGCTAGAGCTATGTTCTAGTATTCTTCCAACAGAATTAAATGCTTAAATAGTAACCTACTAAGGTCTGGCCCAGTGCTTTGATGTAGGCAACCCAAcgaatgcattaaaaaaatgttagcgttgcttttcttttcttttttattgttgtaaaaTATTTGCAATAATAACTAAGAACTTGAAtagtgtataaaataaaattaatcgcCAACCATTTgcattaataaatgaaaataaattgacgTGGCATGTTTGACTGTTTGACTTAACAGGCCATTAATAAATTGGCCACCCTGTTTAAATAGCAGTTtggttaaaaacaaataacgCCACTGTCGTCTTAACTCCAACTTAGTCTTAGCTCAAATGCCAAGAATAGACAACGGCACAAGCTGATCTATGAAATTGATGATTCGAATAATGAATATGATCTGGTtgggctttttatttttattttttattgggctCTTATGGGGTCTTAACTAATTTTAGGTTAGATCAAAACAAGGaggtgaaattttaaaaaataaataaatattaagagattaaactaatatatatatatatatatatatatataaataattttttagaccGGAGTTAATCTTTCAAACTCGCAACCCGTAAAATCTTAAATCCgaattcaatcaagaaacttaattctcagctaatttaatattagagaatgaaattataaaaaaaatctaaataaaaaaaattatcaaagcaaaatgaatgaggatcaaatgagaatcaaatttgacagaaaaatattaaagagaaatgaaatttataaaaaaataaattgtgaatgataaacttaaaaaatattagttaaaaaaaaagaaaaaaaccatgcatatattctctattcttttatacttatttttgtccttttccttttcctttgatatttatatttatttttgttttttaacttatcaaatcgactaagttatattaatattacttttatatgatttaattaaaaacttgcaCATGTTAAGGAGTTATGTTcggaatttttaaatttgacttgcttaatcgagtttaataacaatattaaacaaTTCTTTATATcttggatattattttttttatatttaatttttctcattcCAACTCATTACATATCACTGGAGGTAaactaattattaataaaaatgtaGATTTGATGCAGATATCTTTTGAAGATTAAAGAGACCAATTCCGATTAAACTACAATTAATCGGCTGTCAAGTTTTTCCATCTTCTTTGATAATATCATCAATTATTACTAATTTGTGAAGATGGAAGATGGTGCACTTATTAAATGCTGAGACGAGCCCAAGTGTACTCTGTTCGTTCTGTCTGATGAGCCTATCCGACATGGCCCAAAAACCAAATGTGGCCTTCCTCAACCATATACTTCCAAAGTGTTCAAGATTACGTCACTCTTATTGTTTGGAATTGGGCCGATTAACTAACCCTAAATGTATCTTCAGGAATGATGTAtcctgttttttaaaatatttttttattaaaataatattttttttagattttttttaattttaatattagtatattaaatattttaaaaaattatcaatttaataatccGTGAGGCAAAGATTataatgttaaattatttatgtCCTGTGCAATTCTGAAtgaatgttaaattaaatttcacatgttttaaaaagtataattgaatttaattacgagatttagtattttattctaaatataagaatgataataaattatctgaaattaaattaaattttatatataagaaatacaCGTGGCATTACTGAAATGATGATTTTAAATTGGTAGGCGCTTATTTGTACATGATTCTGGGGTCTTCGAAGCTTTAAATGATCCTTAATTACAAAGGCACGAACGGTTCATATATATCTACCTGTACGTACCAGgctggaaaagaagaagaaaaattaattgatccATTTCCAACCACGTCACAGTAATGCGATTATAATAGCTTATTTTTACATGCTTTCGAGAGTGGAGAAGTTGAATGCATGGAGCTGTGGAAAATATATAACAGTGGTGAATTTGATAATCAATTCACTTGTTCATCCTCGCTAATTAGCCACTTCTCACACAAAGCTGCTGCGCGCTGTTATATCTAGACAATCACGTCCACATATATGTAGACTTACAAAACGAAGTCCTATTCGTACGGCTATGAATAACATAAAGGATAGCAGAttatgagaagaaaagaaattaaaatttgagagagagagagagagagagagagggatgatAGCCTTTACAAAATGAATTAGTTTACTAGCTACTCGTCCGAACCTGTTAATTCCTTAACCATTATCTGCATGACTTTCACTCTCGTCTGCAAAGACAAAATGTAATCAGCTGTCTCTCTGAAAAGCCCATCCAATCCCAAGGATTCGCCATTAGGAATGAGCTTCTTCAGGGTTCTAACTCTTCTCCCAACACCATACCCAGCCCTTCTAGTAGAACCTTCTACACGTGCCATTCTCTTCATCAAAATCCTTCTAGGTCTCTTGCCCTCGGCATGTCGTCCGTGTTTGTGTTTCCTCGGTGGGCATCTTCTCTTGGCTTGTCCTTCCATGACGTTTTCCCACAGAGTCTCGTTTGACTTGTGCACCATTTCTTCATTTCCCTGGACCTTACCCttgaaagaaacaagaagagaatGTTCGCCTGCTGAAACTCCCATTACAGAAAAGGTCTCGAATGAATCACTAATTAACTTGCGCAGGCCTTCCAAATTCAATTGCCGAGACAAGACGTTGTATCGCATATGCCACACTTGCGGGCACTTATATACGGTATTTAGGCGTGGGTAATAATTGGTTTGTAAAATGAGGATAATGGAAATAAATTAAGGTAGGGCCCATGCACAAACACAGTTTCATAGAAGGACTCCAAGGGAATGGGATCAATGAACAAGGAAGAGCCAAGTGTACCTAAGGGTGTTGCTTGTTGCTTTGGTTGGACATGTTCTCCAGCTCAATGCACATGCAACCACATGATTCTTCACCACCACCCAACTCTCTAATCTAAGCCACCATCTCTCATAGCACCCTCCCATCTCATCAAAACACCCTGGATTATTCCTCCTCCACTTTCCAAATTcaatgtataatatatataattttgagttTGGGCCGGGTCCTTAATATTCTTATCTCCACCTCAAAAAACATGGCAtcctacatatatatatatataaaccctaaGGCTCATGGTGGTTAAGAAGCTCTTGTTTCCAAATAGGAAAGCCCTATATTATCGAACTACAAGCATTTGCAGAGCCtgtgattaattaaatattgttaattactTTGTCAATACTTGTGTTAACAAATGTGGACAATTTAGATCCTAATGTTGGGATAAGGTAGATTTTCTTCTGACATTCATGAACCCCATTTCCCATCAAAATGATGATTGCTTATTAAGGATTTTATCAGCA harbors:
- the LOC7495208 gene encoding uncharacterized protein LOC7495208, with the translated sequence MRYNVLSRQLNLEGLRKLISDSFETFSVMGVSAGEHSLLVSFKGKVQGNEEMVHKSNETLWENVMEGQAKRRCPPRKHKHGRHAEGKRPRRILMKRMARVEGSTRRAGYGVGRRVRTLKKLIPNGESLGLDGLFRETADYILSLQTRVKVMQIMVKELTGSDE